From the Phycisphaerales bacterium AB-hyl4 genome, the window GAGGACACACTTGCTCGCAAGTTCCTTGAGGTCAAGTACAACTACAACATCAACGAAGCCAACGAAGCGCGCGGTCGCCAGGACTTCAGCTTCCGCGTGGCTTCGCTGCCCGAGCAGGTCAGCGAGCAGCGTGTGGCGGACTTTCATCGTTTCTACGAAGCGGCGGACATGCCGATCCACTGGCAGAACCTCGGCGCGATGGAAGAGCACAACAAACGCATTTCCCAGCGGCTGCGTGAGTTTCGCGCGACGCTGCGCCAGCGGTATGAAGGCGATCTCGACGCGTTGAGCCGAGACCTCGGTGCGCCTTTGTCGAGTTGGTTGGTTCTGGACATGACCACGCCGGACTGGATGGACATGCGGTTCAATTTTGATCCGGTCCCGACGTATGAACTGTACTTTCAGATGCTCGAGGACGCGCCTGTCGCCGAGCGATGGGCGCTCTCGTTGAGCAGCCGATACCTGGCGATGGTGGTTTATCCCGAATACGGACGAACGACGACGGAGGTGTACAACGAGGCCCATTCTCGTCCTTTGGCGGACTATGGGGATTTCCGCCTGCCTTCCCGTATACCAGGCGATGATCAACCGCAAATGCGCGAGCATTGGAAGTACTTCGTCAGCCAGTTGCTCAATGCATCGTTCATCGTGTTGGACGATGTGGACGACGAGGTTTTTCGTGATTATTTGCGGGGCAACTACCAGTCGATCGAACAGCTGAATCGCGTATGGGGGACGCGGCATGCGGACTTTGATGACATTCAACTGCCGGACGGCCGAACGTGGCTGGTCGGTGGCCAGCGGGGCGACTACCGCGATTTTCTCGACGAGCAGCCTTACGAAAACAAGCGGCTGGTCGGGCCTGAATATGAATGGACGCAGTGGCTTCGTGACGAATATGGCTCGATCGAGGCGGTCAACCAGGCCCACGGGAGCAATCATGCTGACTTTTCCGACATTCGGATGCCCTGGCTGGAAGTGGAATATCAGTATGCCCTGGCTCACGCGGGGAGCCTTCGCTGGCAGTACGCGGTGCGGAACTTTGTGAACGTGTTTGATGAGTTGATCTTCCAGGGGCGAGCGTTTTTCAACACGGTGGTGTTTGTGTCGCTGGCGATCATGTTTTCGCTGCTGCTGAATCCGATGGCGGCGTATGCGATGAGCCGGTTCAAGCTGCCGGGCACGTTCAAGTTTCTGCTGATTCTGATGGCGACGATTTCGTTTCCGCCGATGGTGGCGTTCATTCCGCAGTTCATCGCGCTGCGCAACCTGGACCTGTTGAACACGTTTGTCGCGCTGTTGATGCCGACGCTGGTCAACGGGTATTTGATTTTCCTGCTGAAGGGCTTTTTCGACTCGCTGCCGCAGGAGTTGTATGAAGCGGCGAGCATCGACGGTGCGTCGGAAGTGCGGATGTTCTTCCAGATCACGATGAGCCTGAGTAAGCCGATCCTCGCGGTGGTGGCGTTGTCGGCGTTCAACCAGGCGTACATGATGTTCCTGTATGCGTTGATGGTGACGCCGGACGAGGAGATGTGGATTCTGTCGGTCTGGCTGTACCAGTACCAGCAGGAGGCGTCGACGGCGGCGGTGTTCGCGTCGGTGTTGATTGCGAGTATTCCGACGCTGGTGGTGTTCCTGGTTGTGCAGCGTACGATCATGCGTGGCATCGCTGTGCCTTCGGAGAAATAAGGTTGCCGAGGCTGATCGGACAGGGACACACCGGGTGCTCAGGCTCGCTACACTGGTAGAACTGTGAGTGCGCCCACGCCCCCGAGTCAGCCTGCCTGGACCGACCCCGACCTGGTGAACCCGCACGCCGTGCAGGACAAGGCCCGGCGGGTGGAGCGGATGTTCGCAGCCATCGCGCCCAGCTATGACCTGAACAATCGGCTGCACTCGATGTGGCGGGATCAGGCGTGGCGGCGGAAGACGGTGAAACTGGCGGACGTCAAGCCGAGGCAGGATGTCGTACTCGACGTGGCTTGCGGGACGGGGGACTTGGCGATGGCGTTCGCGGACGCGAAGGCGAAGCGCGTCGTGGGCGTGGATTTTACGTACAACATGCTGCGGATTGCGGATGTGAAGCGGGCGGGTGACGCTCGGCTGTCGTATCACGCGGGCGACGCGATGCGGCTGCCGGTGGCGGACGCGAGCGTGGACGTGGTGAGCATTGCGTTCGGCATTCGCAACGTGATGAACCCGGCGGCGGCGATGGCGGAGTTTTACCGTGTGCTTCGGCCGGGCGGACGGTTGATGGTGCTTGAATTTTCCGTACCGACCAACCCGTTGCTGCACACCGGCTACATGTTCTACTTCAAGCATGTGATGCCGCGCACTGCGGCGTTGATCGCTCGCGACCGCAGCGGCGCGTATCGTTACCTGCCGCAGAGTGTGAGCACGTTTATCGATCGGCCCGGCATGGTGAACCTTTACGACGGGGCGGGCTTCGAGCAGGTCACGCTTAAGGCGCTCACGTTCGGGATCGCGGTGTGTTACCGGGGGGTGAAGCCGCTTTAGGCATTACATCTTCGTCGGGCCGTGCAGCTTAAGCTGCACGGCCTTGAACTTGTTCGAATCGCATTGCAGTTGGGATAAAGAAGACTATGCCCATCGCCGCCTATCCGTTGACGTTTGAGCCGATCTACAAGGAAAAAGTGTGGGGTGGGCGATCGCTCGAACGCCTCGGCAGGACGCTGCCCGGCGGTGTTGACGCACGCATCGGCGAGTCGTGGGAACTGGCGGACCTGGGCACGACCTCAGCCTCGGGCGGCGGGGGCGGGGCGGCGCGATCCATCATCACCAACGGTCCGCTGGCCGGCCAATCGCTGCACGACGCGATCACCGGCGAGGCGCGTGCCCTGCTTGGCAATCTGCCGTTGAACGAGTTCGGCGAGTTTCCGTTGTTGCTGAAGTATCTCGACGCTCGACAGAGCCTCTCCGTGCAGGTGCACCCGAGCCCGGCTTACGCGGCGGAGCATGATGATGCGTTTCTCAAAAGTGAAGCGTGGTTCATCGTTGACGCCGACCCCGGTGCAGTGATCTACAAGGGGGTGCACGAAGGTGTCACACCCGAGCAACTGCGTGCCGCGCTTGAGGTGAACGACGACGAGGCAGTCGTGCCCTTACTCATCGAAACACCCGTGCGTCCGGGCGATTGTCATTACCTGCCCAGCGGGACGTGTCACGCGCTGGGCGCGGGCGTGCTGGTGGCAGAGGTGCAGACGCCCAGCGACACGACGTTTCGGGTGTACGACTGGGGCAGGATCGGGCGGGAACTGCATGTTGACCAGGCGTTGGCGTGTATCACGTTTGGCCCGCCGGAGTCGTGGAAGTATGAGAAGCTGTCGTTGCTGAACCACAACGGCACGTCGCGGACTCGGCTGGTGGTGTGCGAGTATTTCCGCATCGACCGCATTGAGGCCGGACCCGGCTTTGATGAGGAACTCAGCTACAACCAGCCGGCGGTGTGGATGGTGCTCGCTGGTGAGGCACGCCTGACTTGCGATGCGGCCGAGCCTGTGACGCTGACGTCGGGGCGGACGGTTTATATTCCGCCGGGGATGCCCAACGCCCGCTTGCATGTTACCGAACCGTTGGACTGGCTGGAGATCACGTTCCCACAGGCGACGTCGCAACGGTTGGCGTAGGGGGTAGGGCGTTCACAGGAGAACGGGGGCGCTTCTGCACCCCGAAGAGCGCGGTGCGAGCACCGCTGCTAAATGGTTGATATACCCAGCAAACCCAGGCTTTGTGTATGAGGCTGACGCCCACGGATTGAATCCGTGGGCGTCGAGCGCACACGGGATTCATGTCCAATCCGTTTCACGTCGGCAGCGCTGCGTCGGCTTCGATGAGGCCGGCGCGCCATTCCATGTATGCGTAAGGCAGCGCTTCGCGGTCGTGCAGTTCGCGCAGGTCGTTGAGGTATTGCTCGTAGAGTTCGTGCTGCCAGTGCTCCGTGCCGGTCTGACAGAAGAAGATACGGCAACCCAGGGGGCGGACGGCGTGGGTCGAGCATTTGCCGTCGACCTGATATCGGCAGGCGGCGGGCAGTTGCAGTTGTGGCAGCGAGAGGGGGCTGGCGGGCGGCGTTCGCGTGTTGGGGGATGGGGCGTGCTGGCGGAACCAGGCGATCTCAAGGCCGGTGACATAGAGGCGGTGGCCGAAGGCGTCGAAGTTGCAGCATCGGCCGCTGGTCCAGCAGGTGGGGCCGCGGCTGGCGATGTCGGCATCGAGGCGGGCGTAGAGGTCGCGGAGGGCGCGGTCGATATCGCGACGCGCGGCGGCGTCGTGCCAGGTCTGCCAGGGGGTGTCGGTGTGGGTGGTCATGCGGCGGTCGATCAGTCGGCTCGGCTGACTTCGTCGAGGACGTGCTCTTCGACATAGATGGGCACGTCGGTGGCGACGCCGATGGCGATCGCGTCGCTGGGGCGGGAGTCGATGTCGACGTTTTCGCCATCTTTTTCGAGCATGAGCCTTGCGTAGAAGGTGTGGTTTCGCAGGTCGTTGATGACGACGCGGTCGAGGCGGTAGCCGAGCTGTTCGATGATGTTGGCCAGCAGTTCGTGCGTCTGCGGGCGTGGTGGTGTTTCACCCATGAGTCGACGGTTGATCGCGGCCGCCTCGGTGAGGCCGATGACGATGGGGAAGGTACGTTCGCCATCGACCTCGCGCAACTCGACGATGTGCGTATCGTCGGTTTCGCGAATGAGGATGCGTGCCAGTTCAACGCGGACCGCCATGACGACTCCTTGCCTGCTGGTACGGCTTGCCCCGCTTGCCGGTTCATTGTCGCGTGAGGCGACGAAATGGCAAGGGCGATTGTGGCTGATTGTAGGCAGGTGGTGGGGGTTGGGAGCAGAGCGACTGAGGTCGCTCTGCCTTTGGAAGACGGCGGGGGGAAGTCAGGCTTTGCGTTTGATGAGGGCGTGGTAGCTGCCGTCGTGGTAGCTCAAGCCGAGGCCGACGGGGAGGGTCTGGTGCTCGTGGATGATTTCGCCGTTGATCTGCTTGGCGAGCCAGCGGGCCTGTTGGTTGTTCTCGGCGACGTCGAGGCTGCATGTGCTGTAGAGCACGTGGCCGAGGGGCGCGAGGGCAGGCAACGCGTCGCGGATGATGCGGCGTTGCAGTTCGAGCAGGTTGTTCATGGTCTTGCGCGTCAGGCGGTAGCGGGCCTCGGGGCGGCGGGCGAGTACGGCGGTGTTCGAGCAGGGCACGTCAAGCAGCAGCAGGTCGACCTGCTGCTGTTTGGCCTCGTCGATGGCCAGACGTTCGATGTTGGGCAGGCCCGCGGCGGCGTGGGTCAACTCGTCGAGGCGGTCGGGGTTGATGTCCGTGGCGAGAATCTTCGCGTCGGGATGCGCTGCGGCGAGTTGGCGGGTTTTCGTGCCACGGCCGGCGCAGTAGTCGAGAGCGGCGGTGAAGGCGATGTCGCGCACGGCAGTAACAGGCTCGGCGGACGCGGGGTCCTGCACGCGACGGTGGGGCGATGCGTCTAAAAAGGCGGTGAGTTCGTCGTGGGTCGACTGCCAGACGATGAAGCCGGGGCGGGCGTGAGGGGCCCACGGCGGGACGCTGGAGGCTTCGGGGGTGGCATCGGTGGGGGTGTTATCGGTGGCAAACCCGGGTTCGATGGCGACGATGGTGGGGGCGGGCTTGAGCGTGTGCAGGCAGAGCGTGGTGGCGGTGGGTGCGTCGAAACTGTCGAACCAGCGGCGGACGACGTGCTCGGGCATGTTGGTCGCCAGCGCGAGGTGAGCGGGGAGATCGGTGGCAGGGTCGGGGAAGACGTCGCGCTTGAGGGTGATGAAGCCTGGTGTGTCGGCCCCGTTGGGGGGGGCATCGCCCGGCTTGCGGTCGGTGTAGTGGGGGATGCTGTTGGCGGCGGGCTGCCAGGGGGTGTCGCTGCGGTTGGTGACGAGGCGGGCGGTGTTGCGCAGCACGCCGTTGACCATTGCGGCGGCTTGGGGGCGGACGAGGCGGCGGGCGAGTTGGACCATTTCGTCAACGACGGCATAGCTGGGCAGTCGATCCATGAACAGCAGTTGGGCTGCGCCGGCGAGCAGCACGGCCCGCATGGTCGGCTGAAGCCGCCACATCGGTTGCTTGACGAATCGGCTGACGACGTGTTCGAGGGTCAGCCAGCGGCGGAGGGTGGTGCGATGGATGGCGACAGCGAGCGCGGCCTCGGCGGAGGTGAGGCCGACGGTGTCGAGGGTTTGTGGCGGCAGGTCGGGGAAACGTTGCGCGGCGTCGGCGAGGGCGCGGGTGGCGATCTCGCGAGCCGAGCGTGCTTTCGTTCGCTCAGCTTTGCTCATGCGGCTCGTTCTGGTGTTTCGGCTCGCCGTCGGCGGCTTGGTTTTCGGTGGATTCGCCGCCGCCGAGGGCTTTGCGTGTTTCGTCGATGAGCTGATCCACCTTGAAGGGTTTGAACAGCACGCTGGAGAGGCCTTCCTGGCTGGCGCGGACGATGGAGTGGTGCGGGTCGTAGCCGAAGCCGGTCATGAGGATGACGGGCAGGTGATCGTTGTGTCGGTGCGCGGCGGCGAAGATTTCGTAGCCGTTGCGGTAGGGCATTTTGATGTCGGAGATGACGAGGTCGAACTCGTCCTGTTCGAGGAGGGTGCAGGCTTCGTAGCCGTCTTTGGCGACCTGGACGTGGCAGCCGTGCTTCCGGAGGACGTCTGCGACGGTGGCGCGCATGTGCGGTTCGTCGTCTGCGACGAGGATGCGTTTGTCCTGAAGCAGCGGGTCGACCTGCTTCTGTTTGAGTTTGTTTTTGCCGAGGATGGTTTTGGGGCCGGCGGCGACATCGCGGATGGCGTGGCGGATGGCTTCGACGTTTTCGACGATGCGGTTGAGTCGGCCGCGCATGGTGTCGTCGCCGATGTATTCCTCGATGAGGGTTTGTGCATCGGTGACGATGTCGTTCATCGGCTGGGCCATTTCCTGCACGACGGAGTCGGTGATCTGGCCGGAGGTTGTGTAGCGTTCGACGACGAGCAGGTCGAGGATGTTCAGGGCGAGGGCGACCGATCGGCCGAAGATCTCGGCGAACTGTCGGTCGTCTTCGTTGAACGCGCCGACCTGGTCGCTTTCGACGTTGTAGACGCCGACGACCTTGTCGAAGAGCATCAGCGGGACGGTGAGCGAGCTTTTGGAGTGTTGGAGGCCGGGGACGTAGCGGGGGTCTTTTTCGGTGTCGTGGCAGATGTAGCTTCGGCCGGTGGCGGCGACATAGCCGGAGATGCCGTTGCCTTCGGGCTGTGCGTAGAGGTCGATTTCGAGGGCTTCGGGGGGGAGGCCCTCGGCGATGACGACTTCGAGGCGGTTGGTGCGTTTGTCGACGAGGCGGATGGCGAAGTGGTCGAAGTGCATCAGGTCTTTGCTGTAGCGGATGATTTTATCCTGCAACAGCTTGAGACGTTCGCTGGGCGTGAGCTTGAGGACGGCCTCGGAGTCGATGGTGGCCAATTCGCGGCCGGCGGAGTCGATGGCGTCGATTTTACTTTGGAGGCGTTTGCCGCTGGTGGCGTCCCAGACGACGCCGACGACTTGCTGGACCTGGCCTTCGTCGCTGACGACGGGCGAGCAGATCATTTCGAAATAGCGGGCCTCGACCTGGAAGGTGAATTTCTTGGAGCGGGGTGGGGCGGTGTCGCTGATCGGGCCGGACTGTGCGGTGAAGATGGAGAGGGCTTGCGAGCAGATGCGTCGGACGTGTTCGAAGACTTCGGGGGTGAAGCCGCGCATGCGTTTGTTGGACCAGCTGCATCGGCCGTCGGCGTCGACGATGAGCACGCCTTCGCCGATGGTGTTGAGGATGAGGCTGCTCTTGCCGCCGACGAGTCCGCGCTCGAGCGGGAGGAAGTCGCCCACGTCGGCGAAGACGGCGTGGTAGTCTTCGCTGCGCAGGGCGGCGAGGGCTTCTTCGAGGCGTTCGTACACATCGACGCGGAACTGGTCGCCCAGGCACGCGGGGATGGAGTGGTCTCTCGCCACTTTGCCAGCAAAGACCAGCACACGTGGTCGTGTGTCCATGTTCATTGCCTATCCTTGCTGCCGAGTGAGGGGTCGCTCGCACGAGCCGACCCGTCGGCGTTTATTGGTTTCATCTCAAGCCCCGCCTGACCGATTGGCCGAGCTTTCAGGCCCGGGCAACGGGACGCCCCTTGAGACTATCATCGGGCGAGCACCTATCTTTTGTGAATTGTACGTTACGGTTAAGCCTCCGTTCGAGTCGCGGCGCGAGATTTCTTGCATCGGACGATGAAAAACGTTGTGGCGGTATCGCTGCGAGCGAATGGGGTGGGGAGCCAGGGCGAAAGAAAATCAGAACTTTCGACTGAGCACGGCGTCGGCCATTTCCAGCAGGAGGGTGCGGGCGGGAGACTCGGGCAGGTGTTCGCTGATCTGGGCCTTGGCGCTGGCGACCAGCTCGGCGGCCCGCTGGCGGGCGAATTCGACCGAGCCGTCGGCGTTGAGGCGATCACGGAGCAGCTTGGCTTGTTTGTCGCGGACGGCCGGGTCGAGGGAGCGGTCTCGCTGGGCTTCGAGCAGCTCGCGCATCGCCTCGCGGTTGGTGTCGTCCAGCGAGGCGAGGTGGTGGATGAGCGGGAGGGTGAGCTTGCCCTTTTCCAGGTCGCGGTTGAGCGTTTTGCCGACGGTTCGTTCGTCGCCGGTGAGGTCGAGCACGTCGTCGACGATCTGGAAGGCGACGCCGAGCTTTTCGCCGTAGTGGTAGAGGGCGTCCGTGGTGGCGGGCGGGGTGTTGTTGAGCACGGCGGCGAGGCGGCAGCTTACGCCGCAGAGGCTGGCGGTCTTGCGGCGGATGATCTCGAAGTAGGTCCGCTCGTCGAGGTCGGCGTTGTTGCGGTTGGCCAGTTGGAGCAGTTCGCCTTCGCAGACGGTGTTGGTGGCGTGGGCGATGGCGCGGCTGATCTCGGCGTCGCCGAGCGACGAGCAGAGGTGGTAGGCGTGGCTGATGAGGTAGTCGCCGAGCATGACGGCGGCCTCGTTGCCGGCGAGGTGGTTGATGGTCGCGCCCCGCCGACGCAGCTCCGCCTCGTCGAGGATGTCGTCGTGGACGAGGGTGGCCATGTGCACCATTTCGAGCACGGTGGCGACGATGCGGTGGCCCGGGCGGGTGGTGGGTTCGGTCGGCTGGTCGGGGTGGCTGGCGAGGGCGGAGACGAGCACGAGGGTGGGTCGCAGCATTTTGCCGCGATAGCGTTCGACATGCTCGACGAGTTCGTTGACGCAGTCCAGGTCAGACCGCAGTTCGGCGGCAAAGCGGGCCTCGACGTCGGCCAGGTCGGCCGTGAGACGTTCGTGAATTGCATTGTCGCGCTTAGCCAGCACCAGCATCGTGGGCACCTCGAGAAGGAGCAGGTCACCGATTGTAGTGATTCTTGGCCGCTTTGGGCAGAGGCGGGGAAAGGGAGGTTTGTGGTTTCTCGTTTCGGGTTTCCGGTTGAGGCGAATTAATGATTTCTAATTGCTAATCGCTGATTGCTGATTGGATGGGCGCGGCTCCTCGATCAGTAATCAGCGATTAGCAATTAGAAATTCGCGAAGTTGCATTCAGCAAGGGGGGCATTACCATGATCTACTTGACACTCATTCTCAATATCCGCCCCGTTCCGGTGGTGAGGGGTGGCTGGAGCAGAGGTATGTGGGCGAAGCATCGGATGTGGTTGGCGGTCGCTGCTGCGGCAATTGTGCTGGGCGGGGCGGTGGTGTGGCTGCTGCCGCGCGGCGAGGGGTCGAGCGTGGAGCAGCTGGTGCTCTACTCGGGGCGGTCGCGGAGCCTGGTGCAGCCGATGATTCGGCAGTTTGAGCAGGAGACGGGCATTCGGGTGCGCGTGCGGTACGGGGAGTCGTCGCAGTTGGCGACCACGCTGCGCGAGGAGGGGCGTCGTAGCCCGGCGGACGTGTTCTGGTCGCAGGATGCGGGGACGTTGGGTGCGCTGGTACGGGCGGAACGGTTCGAAGCGCTGCCGGAGTCGCTGGTGGCGGACGTGCCGATGGTTTATCGAAGCGCGGATCGCTATTGGGTGGGCACATCGGGGCGGGCGAGGGTGCTGGCGTATTCGCCGGAGCGGGTGTCGTCGGAGGAGCTGCCGACGAGCGTGTTTGATCTTGCGGATCGGCGGTATCGCGGGCGGGTGGCGTGGGCACCGACGAACGCGTCGTTTCAGGCGTTTGTGCTGGCGATGCGTCGCGTGCACGGCGACGACGTGGCCCGGCAGTGGCTGACGGACCTGCGGGCCAATGGCGCCCGGGCGTACGCGAACAACACGGCGATCGTGCAGGGCATCGCGGCGGGCGAGGTCGATTTCGGACTGACGAACCATTACTACCTGCTGCGTTTCCGCGATACACACGCGGACTACCCGGTCGAGCAGACGGCGTTCGAGGCGGGCGACGTAGCCAACCTCGTGCTGACCTCGGGCGCGGGCGTGCTGGCGGGGGCGCGTAATCGGGAGGCGGCGGAGCGGTTTGTCGCGTTTTTGCTTTCGCAGTCGACGCAGCGATATTTCGTGACGGAGACTTTCGAATATCCTGTGGTTGACGGGGTGGAATTGCCCAGCGACGGGCCGATCGACCCGGCCAGGCAGCGGGAACTGGCGCCGGTGATGGAACTTGACGCGCTGGACGATCTGGAGGGAACGCTGCGGCTGTTCCGCGAGGTGGGGTTGTTGTGATGTTGGACTTTGGGTTTCGAATTTCGAACTCGCAGAGCGCGGTTTCGGGGCGTTCTGTAAGCTTGTGCCTGCGATGACTGATGTGGCTGACATTTCCGCGGACTCGGAATCCGAAATTCGCCATCCAAAATTCCGCGCCGCGCGTCCGCCGTGGTATCTGGTGACGCCGGTGGTGATTTGTGCTGCCGGCGTGGCGCTGCCGTTGGTGTACCTGGGGGTGCGGGCGCTGGACGCGGACGCGGCGGGGCTGCGGGAGGTGCTGCTTCGCTGGCGAAACCTGGCGCTGCTGGGCAATACGCTGCTGCTGACGTTGGGCGTGCTGCTGGCGACGGTGGCGATGGCGTTGCCTGCGGCGTGGCTGACGGTGCGGACCGACCTGCCGGGGCGGCGGTTTTTCACGCTTGCGCTGGTGCTGCCGTTGGCCATCCCGGGCTACCTGATGGCGTACGCGCTGCTGGCGGTCGGCGGTCAGTATGGGGCGGCGGCGCAATTGCTGGGCGTCGAACTGCCTCGGCTGTCGGGCTACTGGGGGGCGCTGGTGGCGTTGAGCTTTTACAACTTCCCCTACATGCTGCTGAACCTGCGGGCCGCGCTGAACGGGTTGGACCCGGGGATGGAGGAGGTGGCGCAGTCGCTGGGGCATCGGCCGATGAGCGTGTTTTTCCGCGTGATCGTGCCGCAGCTTCGGCCGGCGCTGGTGGCGGGGGGCCTGATCGTGGCGTTGCACGTGCTGGGGGATTTCGCGGTGGTGAGCCTGCTGGGTTACGAGACGTTCAGCTATGCGCTCTACCTGGAGTACAAGACCAGCGCGTATGTCACGTCGTACGCGGCGTGGCTGGCGTTGATGATGCTGACGCTGGCGGGGATGTACGTGGCGATCGAGTTGGGCGTGCTTCGCGGGCTGCGGCTGCACCGGGCGGGGGCGGGCATGGCCCGGCGGCGGCGGATGGCCCGGCTGGGCGGGTGGCGGTGGCCGGCGGCAGGGGGGCTGGTGCTGCTGCTGCTGGCGGCGGTGGGCGTGCCGGTGACGACGATCAGCTACTGGGCGACGCAGGCGAACTACACTTTTTTGCAGCATGACCTCTGGGACGCGGTGATGGACTCGCTTTGGGCGGCGACGCCGGCGGCGGTGCTGGCGACCCTGCTGGCGATGCCGGTGGCGTACCTGGCGAGGCGGTATCCGGGCAAGCGGTCGACGGGGCTGGAGCGGTTGAGCTATTTGGGGTATGCGACGCCGTCGCTGGCGTTTGCGATGGGGCTGCTGGTGGTGGGGCT encodes:
- a CDS encoding ABC transporter permease, producing the protein MADISADSESEIRHPKFRAARPPWYLVTPVVICAAGVALPLVYLGVRALDADAAGLREVLLRWRNLALLGNTLLLTLGVLLATVAMALPAAWLTVRTDLPGRRFFTLALVLPLAIPGYLMAYALLAVGGQYGAAAQLLGVELPRLSGYWGALVALSFYNFPYMLLNLRAALNGLDPGMEEVAQSLGHRPMSVFFRVIVPQLRPALVAGGLIVALHVLGDFAVVSLLGYETFSYALYLEYKTSAYVTSYAAWLALMMLTLAGMYVAIELGVLRGLRLHRAGAGMARRRRMARLGGWRWPAAGGLVLLLLAAVGVPVTTISYWATQANYTFLQHDLWDAVMDSLWAATPAAVLATLLAMPVAYLARRYPGKRSTGLERLSYLGYATPSLAFAMGLLVVGLYLLPDAAYQWLYHLPTPAYGLEMLGVGLSEAWYDRLDRALPLVLIYALGLHFLAEAVGPIRSSLYQATPRLEEASRSLGHGQIATFFRVTLPLLRPGLVVSLALVFLSVMKELPLTFLLSPLGFGTLATNLWSYTEEAMFAEAAPFALLILLLAAMFVGVLLANEGRKN